From Endozoicomonas sp. 8E, the proteins below share one genomic window:
- the fabG gene encoding 3-oxoacyl-ACP reductase FabG produces MSNLEGKVALVTGASRGIGKAIAFDLGQQGAVVVGTATSGPGAARITEMLQAEGIKGCGMVLNVSETESCTEVVKAVTSEFGAPQILVNNAGITRDNILMRMKDDEWDDVVNTNLSSIYRMSKAVLRGMTKARWGRIINISSVVGSMGNQGQANYAAAKAGIEGFSRSLAREIGSRQISVNTVAPGFIDTDMTRELSEEQRTFLQSQVPMARLGQPEEISGVVAFLASDAAGYITGETIHVNGGMYMG; encoded by the coding sequence ATGTCGAACCTTGAAGGCAAGGTGGCTCTGGTTACCGGCGCCAGTCGCGGAATTGGCAAGGCCATTGCCTTTGATCTGGGCCAGCAGGGGGCTGTGGTGGTAGGTACCGCTACTTCCGGTCCGGGTGCTGCAAGAATCACTGAAATGCTGCAGGCTGAGGGAATAAAAGGCTGTGGTATGGTGTTGAATGTCTCTGAGACTGAAAGCTGTACTGAAGTGGTAAAAGCAGTGACATCCGAATTTGGTGCCCCGCAGATTCTGGTTAATAATGCTGGCATTACTCGTGACAATATCCTGATGAGAATGAAGGATGATGAGTGGGACGATGTCGTCAATACTAACCTGAGCTCCATATACAGAATGAGTAAGGCGGTATTGAGAGGCATGACCAAAGCCCGTTGGGGTCGTATTATCAACATCAGTTCCGTGGTAGGTTCCATGGGCAATCAGGGGCAAGCCAATTATGCGGCGGCCAAGGCCGGAATAGAAGGCTTCAGTCGCTCTCTGGCCAGAGAAATTGGCTCTCGCCAGATCTCTGTGAATACAGTAGCTCCAGGCTTTATTGATACCGATATGACCCGTGAGTTGTCGGAAGAGCAAAGAACCTTTTTGCAGTCCCAGGTGCCCATGGCCCGTCTTGGGCAGCCCGAAGAAATTTCCGGTGTGGTGGCTTTTCTGGCCAGTGACGCAGCAGGTTACATTACC
- the fabD gene encoding ACP S-malonyltransferase → MTDLLAFVFPGQGSQSVGMLADHIGDPVVVQTFTEASEVLGFDLLRLISEGPAEELNKTENTQPALLAASVALCRLWLEKGGEQPVFMAGHSLGEYSALVCSEAMKFADAVRVVRQRGLFMQEAVPTGTGAMAAILGLEDQQVISLCQEAARGGVVEAVNFNSPGQVVIAGEKEAVARAVDLAKEAGARKAMPLPVSVPSHCALMKPAAQKLAVELELVELSQPSIAVIQNVTAAPCSEPEKMRENLVRQLYSPVRWVETIQFLNEAGVARFVECGAGKVLAGLNKRIVRRSPVLTLESASSFDDLPGRS, encoded by the coding sequence ATGACGGATTTACTTGCATTTGTTTTTCCGGGGCAGGGATCCCAGTCGGTGGGCATGCTTGCCGACCATATCGGCGATCCTGTTGTCGTTCAAACATTCACTGAAGCTTCTGAAGTGCTCGGATTTGATTTGCTCAGGCTGATCAGTGAGGGGCCGGCAGAGGAACTCAACAAAACGGAGAATACCCAGCCAGCACTGCTCGCTGCCAGCGTAGCCTTGTGTCGTCTCTGGCTTGAGAAGGGCGGTGAGCAACCTGTTTTTATGGCGGGTCACAGTCTGGGTGAGTACTCGGCACTGGTCTGTTCGGAGGCAATGAAGTTTGCTGATGCCGTTCGGGTTGTTCGTCAGCGTGGTCTCTTTATGCAAGAGGCTGTTCCAACGGGTACGGGTGCCATGGCTGCCATCCTCGGGCTTGAAGATCAGCAAGTGATTTCACTCTGTCAGGAGGCTGCCCGGGGAGGAGTGGTAGAGGCGGTTAACTTTAATTCTCCCGGTCAGGTGGTTATTGCCGGTGAAAAAGAAGCGGTGGCCCGTGCAGTTGATCTGGCTAAGGAGGCGGGTGCCAGAAAGGCGATGCCTTTGCCAGTGAGCGTGCCTTCTCACTGCGCATTGATGAAGCCAGCGGCACAGAAGCTGGCTGTTGAGCTGGAGCTTGTTGAGTTGAGCCAACCTTCAATCGCTGTGATTCAGAATGTCACTGCAGCGCCTTGTTCAGAGCCGGAAAAAATGCGTGAAAACCTGGTCAGGCAGCTTTATAGTCCTGTTCGTTGGGTGGAGACGATTCAGTTTTTGAATGAAGCAGGAGTGGCCCGGTTTGTTGAGTGTGGTGCTGGCAAGGTGCTTGCGGGCCTTAATAAGCGGATCGTGCGCAGGTCACCTGTACTGACTCTTGAATCGGCATCCTCTTTCGATGATTTGCCAGGTCGGTCTTGA
- a CDS encoding MIP/aquaporin family protein, with protein MNYLKGFAGEFIGTFILVLFGCGSVAVTVLFSAHAGLFQVAMVWGLAVMLAIYATRRLSCAHLNPAVTIAMVISRRMPLTLLPCYLIAQFAGAFMAAALLYLLFSSSIVQYELAHDIIRGSESSIASAMIFGDYYPNPMAGETASVSTTNAFFAECTGTFTLVFMILALTETCNTGRPDQALAPLFIGLTVAAIISVIAPLTQAGLNPARDLSPRLLASMSGWASAAFPDNHYGFLTVYVLGPITGGIMAALCFTRIIEPLMKKAPAEEPGKNNKAAAPGK; from the coding sequence ATGAATTATCTAAAAGGCTTTGCCGGGGAGTTTATAGGCACGTTTATCCTTGTTTTATTCGGCTGCGGCTCCGTGGCCGTGACGGTGCTATTTTCTGCCCATGCCGGACTCTTTCAGGTGGCCATGGTCTGGGGACTGGCAGTGATGCTGGCGATTTACGCCACCCGACGTCTTTCCTGCGCGCATCTCAATCCGGCAGTGACTATTGCTATGGTGATCAGTCGTCGAATGCCTTTGACCTTGCTACCCTGCTATCTGATTGCTCAGTTTGCCGGAGCATTTATGGCAGCTGCCCTGCTTTACCTGCTCTTCTCCAGCTCAATCGTGCAGTACGAATTAGCCCATGACATTATCCGCGGTTCCGAGTCATCCATAGCCAGTGCAATGATCTTTGGTGATTACTACCCCAACCCGATGGCCGGAGAAACAGCCTCTGTCTCCACTACCAATGCTTTTTTTGCCGAGTGTACCGGCACATTCACCCTCGTATTTATGATTCTCGCCCTTACCGAAACCTGCAACACGGGGCGACCGGATCAGGCTCTGGCGCCGCTATTTATCGGTTTAACCGTTGCCGCCATCATCTCAGTTATTGCGCCACTGACCCAGGCAGGACTGAACCCGGCCAGAGATTTATCCCCTCGTCTGTTAGCCTCAATGTCCGGCTGGGCAAGCGCGGCGTTTCCCGATAACCATTATGGCTTTTTGACGGTGTATGTTTTGGGCCCCATTACCGGAGGAATCATGGCCGCTTTGTGTTTCACGAGGATTATTGAACCGCTGATGAAGAAAGCACCAGCTGAAGAACCTGGCAAAAACAACAAAGCAGCAGCCCCCGGTAAATAA
- the plsX gene encoding phosphate acyltransferase PlsX, with translation MTSGANEDSKITVALDVMSGDDSPRSRIRAAVRSLEHYSSLHLLLVGDRQLMEDYLSDIDFSDQSRYALVHANKTVAMHERPSLALRGKKDSSMWKVLELVSKGEAQACVSAGNTGALMAMGRYVLKTFAGIDRPAIAASVPTSNGSALLMDMGANVDCTSMHLYQFAIMGAQLASSVYGVESPKVALLNIGTEEMKGNEQVRLAHHLLLEKLELQQGLDYIGFVEGHDIFSGRADVIVCDGFVGNVALKTGEGVANLVRDGLRAIFQRSLLNRFLYFFISPLLEEFNRKVDPVLHNGASLLGLQGVVIKSHGGADEEGFYRAILQAVKEAQNDVPAKIAREVEERLL, from the coding sequence ATGACATCAGGTGCAAACGAAGACTCAAAAATAACGGTTGCGCTAGATGTAATGAGCGGGGACGATAGTCCCCGTTCTCGTATCCGGGCGGCTGTCAGGTCGTTAGAACATTATTCTTCTCTTCATCTTCTGCTTGTCGGTGATCGACAGCTCATGGAAGATTATCTCTCCGATATCGATTTCTCTGATCAGTCACGTTATGCCTTGGTTCACGCCAACAAAACGGTAGCCATGCATGAAAGGCCTTCGCTGGCACTTCGTGGAAAAAAAGATTCCTCCATGTGGAAGGTGCTTGAGCTGGTCTCAAAAGGTGAAGCGCAAGCCTGTGTGAGTGCAGGTAATACCGGTGCGCTCATGGCCATGGGGCGTTATGTGCTTAAAACCTTTGCTGGTATCGATCGTCCGGCAATAGCGGCCAGTGTGCCTACCTCTAATGGCAGTGCTCTGCTAATGGATATGGGTGCGAATGTTGATTGTACTTCGATGCATCTCTACCAGTTTGCCATTATGGGAGCTCAGTTAGCCTCGTCGGTTTATGGTGTGGAGTCTCCAAAAGTAGCTTTGCTGAATATTGGTACTGAGGAAATGAAGGGGAATGAGCAGGTCAGGCTGGCTCATCATCTGCTTCTGGAAAAGCTTGAGCTACAGCAGGGACTGGATTATATCGGCTTTGTAGAAGGGCACGATATTTTCAGTGGCCGGGCTGATGTGATTGTCTGTGATGGCTTTGTCGGCAATGTTGCCCTTAAAACCGGAGAGGGAGTTGCAAACCTGGTGCGTGATGGCCTGAGGGCTATTTTTCAGCGCTCTCTGTTAAACCGATTTCTTTATTTTTTTATATCACCACTGCTGGAGGAATTTAATCGCAAGGTTGACCCGGTGTTGCATAACGGGGCCAGTTTGCTCGGTTTGCAGGGGGTTGTGATTAAAAGTCATGGTGGGGCTGATGAAGAGGGTTTCTATCGAGCGATTCTTCAGGCGGTAAAAGAGGCACAAAATGATGTTCCGGCCAAGATTGCTCGAGAGGTTGAAGAGCGGTTGCTCTGA
- the rpmF gene encoding 50S ribosomal protein L32: MAVQQNRKTRSKRNMRRSHDSLTSAQLSVEAASGETHRRHHVSAEGFYRGKKVVETSED; the protein is encoded by the coding sequence ATGGCTGTTCAGCAAAACCGTAAAACCCGTTCCAAGCGTAACATGCGCCGTTCCCACGACAGTCTGACTTCTGCTCAGCTGTCTGTAGAAGCAGCTTCCGGCGAAACTCATCGTCGTCACCATGTTTCTGCTGAAGGCTTCTACCGTGGCAAGAAAGTGGTTGAAACCAGCGAAGACTAA
- a CDS encoding YceD family protein — protein MAIGQLPKTFDPRKFARQGRQFQGSLALSQFDRLVGSLVDDRGEVQVDLRFSLSENNRVVLEGHVEAELSMICQRCLDVAKLPVRADLHLMGVLTDEQAKALPEDFEPLMYGDEPVELLPILEEELILALPLVAYHPPEDCSAQQYYTTESEEEAQAAALEADKERRSSNPFSVLAKLKTDTTTQES, from the coding sequence ATGGCTATCGGACAATTACCCAAAACCTTCGACCCGCGTAAATTTGCGCGTCAGGGCAGGCAGTTTCAAGGTTCGCTGGCGCTGAGTCAATTCGACCGGCTGGTAGGCAGTCTGGTTGATGACAGAGGCGAAGTCCAGGTTGACCTTCGCTTTTCGTTGAGTGAAAACAACCGGGTTGTGCTGGAGGGACATGTTGAGGCGGAACTGAGCATGATCTGCCAGCGCTGTCTGGATGTGGCCAAGCTGCCGGTGCGAGCTGATCTCCATTTGATGGGGGTGCTGACCGACGAGCAGGCCAAAGCCCTGCCGGAAGACTTTGAGCCGTTAATGTACGGTGATGAGCCGGTAGAATTATTGCCTATTCTCGAGGAAGAGCTGATTCTGGCACTTCCGCTGGTGGCCTATCATCCGCCTGAAGACTGTTCAGCTCAGCAATATTACACCACTGAGTCTGAAGAAGAGGCTCAGGCTGCTGCCCTTGAGGCAGATAAAGAGCGCAGGAGCAGTAACCCTTTCAGCGTTCTGGCCAAATTGAAAACAGATACTACGACCCAGGAGAGTTGA
- a CDS encoding Maf family protein gives MKIILASSSPYRKSLLARLNLTFECHSPDIDETPVEGESAEMLTQRLAREKADILKAQYPEHLIIASDQAAQLNNTVLGKPGTEQQAIEQLLKCNGQSVTFYTSLCLLNTQTDQYQLDVVPYTVHFRTLKRVEVENYIKKEKPLDCAGSFKCEGLGISLFSRMEGDDPNSLIGLPLIQLNHMLINEGINPLLNH, from the coding sequence ATGAAAATCATTCTGGCTTCCAGCTCTCCCTACCGAAAATCCTTATTGGCAAGGCTAAACCTTACCTTTGAATGTCATTCACCTGATATTGATGAAACACCTGTTGAAGGCGAATCCGCAGAGATGCTAACTCAACGGCTTGCCAGGGAAAAAGCCGATATTCTCAAAGCGCAATATCCCGAGCATCTGATTATCGCTTCAGACCAGGCAGCACAACTCAACAACACCGTTCTTGGCAAGCCCGGAACCGAACAGCAAGCCATAGAGCAACTACTGAAGTGCAACGGCCAGTCAGTGACCTTTTATACCAGCCTTTGCCTACTCAACACCCAAACTGACCAATATCAGCTTGATGTGGTGCCTTACACCGTTCATTTCAGAACCCTGAAAAGGGTCGAAGTTGAGAACTATATAAAGAAAGAAAAACCGCTCGATTGTGCAGGCAGCTTTAAATGTGAAGGACTGGGCATCAGCCTTTTTTCCAGAATGGAGGGTGATGATCCAAACAGCCTGATTGGCTTACCCCTGATTCAGCTAAACCACATGCTGATCAACGAAGGCATCAACCCTCTGCTTAATCATTAG
- the ccoM gene encoding cytochrome c oxidase subunit CcoM, producing MYIDTVVVAGLLVVAATLIFGCAVAGFIINDNRKNQGK from the coding sequence ATGTATATAGACACGGTCGTGGTCGCAGGATTATTGGTGGTTGCAGCCACACTCATTTTTGGTTGCGCAGTAGCGGGCTTCATTATCAACGACAACCGTAAAAACCAGGGCAAATAA
- a CDS encoding LysR family transcriptional regulator: MASNRLKMSLLPALQAILDTGSVTRAADQMHVTQSTMSRTLSQLREALNDPILVREGNHIFLSEKARQVQPLVSKLMADSETLFENQNFDPATSEHHFRIGTSSVVLDNFLIQALIELKQIAPGISSSVSLPDEETIYSMESGELDLGAIVAFPDTTENLCKEVITSASFNVLMRKGHPMSGRDTLDLTEMDQYPFVVTQAVIAASPYINGLRERYAFLQNPWLKLPSLEAALKAIRSNDAFTIVTNVEYLAMDLFEDYVLLPILSDSPPLTFELVWPEHWQFNQAHQWMRSFLLSKFQEFFKPFERL, from the coding sequence ATGGCCAGTAATCGGCTGAAAATGAGTTTGCTGCCCGCTTTACAGGCGATTCTGGATACCGGAAGTGTAACCCGCGCAGCAGATCAGATGCATGTGACTCAATCCACCATGAGCAGGACTTTGTCACAGCTGCGAGAAGCTTTGAATGATCCCATCCTTGTCAGGGAGGGGAATCATATTTTTCTTTCTGAAAAAGCGCGTCAGGTTCAGCCGCTGGTTTCAAAACTGATGGCAGATTCTGAAACGCTGTTTGAGAATCAGAATTTTGATCCTGCAACCAGTGAGCATCACTTCCGGATAGGTACAAGTTCGGTCGTTCTTGATAATTTTCTGATTCAGGCTCTGATTGAGCTTAAGCAGATTGCGCCGGGTATCAGCAGTTCGGTGTCGCTGCCGGATGAGGAAACGATTTACTCAATGGAGTCGGGTGAGTTGGATCTTGGGGCGATTGTTGCTTTTCCTGATACCACTGAGAACCTCTGCAAAGAAGTGATTACTTCAGCGTCGTTTAATGTGCTGATGCGCAAGGGGCATCCGATGAGTGGTCGGGACACGCTCGATCTGACTGAGATGGATCAGTATCCTTTTGTTGTTACCCAGGCAGTGATTGCCGCCAGTCCGTATATCAATGGATTGCGTGAACGTTATGCCTTTTTACAAAACCCCTGGCTGAAGCTGCCAAGCCTCGAAGCTGCCTTGAAGGCGATTCGATCCAATGACGCATTTACCATTGTGACCAATGTAGAGTATTTGGCAATGGACCTGTTTGAGGATTATGTCCTTCTTCCTATCTTGTCAGATTCTCCGCCCCTGACATTTGAACTGGTGTGGCCAGAGCATTGGCAGTTTAACCAGGCGCATCAGTGGATGAGAAGTTTTCTGTTAAGTAAATTCCAGGAATTTTTCAAACCGTTCGAAAGGCTTTGA
- a CDS encoding porin, producing the protein MHKKILAAAVATAVAGPAMAVNVFDDGTSSLSIGGRVGVVAKNYDGENTLNNDSARINFKFAHKFDSGWTGQGVAEWGFRAQDEYENGEKKDTFFNRLGYVGLSHEEMGAFAAGKNWSVTYDVSGWTDSYAIGGGSALGIYEGREDGDIDGSARADDVIQYRNSFGGLNIGLQYQMEDHSVTNAQRDSGYGISASYDLAMGLSLGAAYSETKYVDQDKSKSATAGLKFENERLYLAAMYGELTNKTKLADKLNAKSKGIELYGRLAMNNVLQGFSLEAGYNELKDDSSAAVDQTEATLKETMIGAIYETGPMQFAVEYAIDDSKNDAGKKNGDNTLSLQARYFF; encoded by the coding sequence ATGCACAAAAAGATTCTGGCCGCAGCAGTAGCCACGGCAGTGGCAGGTCCAGCGATGGCAGTGAACGTTTTTGACGACGGCACAAGCAGCCTCAGCATTGGTGGCCGTGTCGGTGTTGTTGCCAAAAATTATGATGGTGAAAACACTCTGAACAACGACAGCGCTCGTATTAACTTTAAATTCGCGCACAAGTTTGACAGCGGATGGACCGGCCAAGGCGTTGCAGAGTGGGGCTTCCGCGCTCAAGATGAATACGAAAATGGTGAGAAGAAAGACACCTTCTTTAACCGTCTGGGCTATGTTGGCCTGAGCCATGAAGAAATGGGTGCATTCGCTGCCGGTAAAAACTGGAGCGTAACTTATGACGTTTCAGGCTGGACAGACAGTTATGCTATCGGTGGTGGTAGCGCCCTGGGTATCTACGAAGGCCGTGAAGACGGTGACATCGACGGTTCTGCCCGTGCCGATGATGTTATCCAGTACCGCAACAGCTTCGGCGGTCTGAACATCGGCCTTCAATACCAAATGGAAGATCATTCAGTAACAAACGCCCAGCGTGATTCCGGTTACGGCATCTCTGCCAGCTATGATCTCGCCATGGGCCTCTCTCTGGGTGCCGCCTACTCTGAAACGAAGTACGTTGACCAGGACAAATCCAAGTCTGCCACTGCTGGTCTGAAATTTGAGAACGAAAGGCTGTACCTGGCTGCCATGTACGGCGAGCTAACAAATAAAACCAAACTGGCCGACAAACTGAACGCCAAGTCCAAAGGTATTGAACTTTACGGCCGACTGGCTATGAACAATGTTCTACAAGGCTTCTCCCTGGAAGCAGGTTACAACGAGCTGAAAGATGACAGTTCAGCAGCTGTTGACCAGACTGAGGCTACCCTCAAGGAAACCATGATTGGCGCCATTTATGAAACTGGCCCAATGCAGTTTGCCGTTGAATACGCCATCGACGACAGCAAAAATGACGCTGGCAAGAAGAACGGTGACAACACCCTGTCTCTGCAGGCTCGTTACTTCTTCTAA
- a CDS encoding group II intron maturase-specific domain-containing protein: protein MVGRRTEKSRLRRSIAKLKELLRRIRHDPLHEQVTAINRRLRGHYAYYGLGGNFRSMEKLYRFVDRYWYKMLCSRCRKGKIPWEKYHNLKQLLPLQKPRIMLPFMAMKSMAVL, encoded by the coding sequence ATGGTGGGAAGGAGAACGGAAAAATCCCGCCTAAGACGCAGCATAGCCAAACTGAAGGAACTGCTGAGACGAATACGCCATGATCCGCTGCACGAACAAGTGACAGCGATCAATCGACGGTTGAGAGGGCATTATGCGTATTACGGTCTGGGAGGAAACTTCCGAAGTATGGAGAAGCTTTACCGGTTTGTTGACCGCTACTGGTACAAGATGCTGTGTAGCCGATGCCGGAAAGGCAAGATTCCATGGGAAAAGTACCATAATCTCAAGCAGCTTCTGCCGTTACAGAAACCGAGGATAATGCTGCCTTTTATGGCAATGAAATCCATGGCTGTGCTGTGA
- a CDS encoding reverse transcriptase domain-containing protein: MQRSVADVLNAIYEQDFLPCSMGGRPRLGAHHALSTFNEVVSGRKVSWVLEADLKNFFGSLDHGWLLRFVEHRVGDPRILNLIRRWLKAGVMEAGELQECEEGTPQGGPISVVLSNLYLHYVLDLWFECKVKPRLKGEAWLIRYIDDFVVCFQYRSDAERFMNVLPQRLEKFALKLEPDKTRLVRFGRFASRGEDDRRRFTSLALRTTAQGI; this comes from the coding sequence TTGCAGCGAAGTGTTGCTGATGTGCTGAATGCTATTTATGAGCAGGACTTTTTGCCCTGTTCCATGGGTGGCAGGCCACGACTGGGAGCGCACCATGCCCTGTCCACTTTTAACGAGGTGGTTTCAGGCCGAAAGGTCAGCTGGGTGCTGGAAGCGGACTTGAAGAACTTCTTTGGGAGTCTTGACCATGGATGGCTGCTTCGTTTTGTGGAACACCGGGTCGGTGATCCCAGAATTCTGAACCTTATACGGCGCTGGTTGAAAGCCGGGGTGATGGAGGCCGGGGAGTTGCAAGAGTGTGAAGAAGGTACGCCTCAGGGTGGGCCGATCAGCGTAGTTCTGAGCAACCTGTACCTGCATTATGTGCTTGACCTCTGGTTCGAGTGCAAGGTCAAGCCCCGGCTAAAAGGCGAGGCATGGCTGATCAGGTACATTGATGACTTTGTGGTGTGTTTTCAGTATCGCAGTGATGCGGAGCGGTTCATGAATGTGCTGCCACAGCGACTGGAGAAATTTGCGTTGAAACTGGAGCCGGATAAAACCCGGTTAGTCAGGTTCGGACGTTTTGCCAGTCGTGGGGAAGACGATCGGAGACGGTTTACTTCCTTGGCTTTACGCACTACTGCACAAGGAATCTGA
- the ltrA gene encoding group II intron reverse transcriptase/maturase, translated as MPSGHGGTGGCKAMRAEVVSVSQDYESPAGGTRLMERIANPNNLTRAFQRVKRNKGAAGIDRMTVEGLYTHLQEHGHELRQCLLQGEWRPAPVRRVLIPKPDGGERQLGIPIALDRMVQQAIQQVLQAEWELRFSSFSYGFRPNRSAHQAINQAQSYIREGYNWVVDIDLSKFFDRVNHDRLMAKLAVHTDDKDVLRLIRRFLQSGVMENGLVKPQTEGVPQGGPLSPVLSNIVLDELDKELEKRDLRFVRYADDCRVFVRSKKAGERVMASLTRYIESKLKLKVNVAKSAVDKAWRRAFLGYSFTRDGRKKLADKTCKRFRDKVKQLTRKGGRSLEQRLESLNRYLRGWKNYFREVETRSEFENFDCWIRRRLRSLLWYQWKKSPKRYAELRRRGVSEELTRQTVGSSKGYWRISRSPALHLALPNSWFDELGLIRLLAA; from the coding sequence ATGCCAAGTGGTCACGGCGGAACCGGAGGCTGCAAGGCTATGAGAGCTGAGGTCGTGTCGGTATCACAGGATTACGAAAGCCCGGCGGGTGGTACGAGACTGATGGAGCGTATCGCCAACCCCAATAATTTAACAAGAGCCTTTCAGCGAGTTAAACGCAATAAAGGCGCAGCAGGCATCGACCGTATGACAGTGGAAGGGTTGTACACCCATCTACAAGAACATGGTCATGAACTGCGACAATGTCTTTTGCAGGGAGAATGGCGTCCTGCTCCCGTAAGGCGAGTACTGATTCCCAAACCGGACGGAGGAGAAAGGCAGTTGGGTATACCAATCGCCTTAGACCGAATGGTGCAGCAAGCGATACAGCAAGTATTGCAGGCCGAGTGGGAACTAAGGTTCTCATCTTTCAGTTACGGGTTCAGGCCGAACCGGTCAGCTCATCAGGCGATTAATCAGGCTCAGTCGTATATCCGAGAAGGATATAACTGGGTTGTGGACATTGACCTGTCGAAATTCTTCGACCGGGTTAACCATGATCGACTGATGGCAAAACTGGCCGTTCACACAGATGACAAGGATGTATTACGTTTAATTCGACGATTCCTACAGTCCGGAGTGATGGAGAACGGGCTGGTAAAACCGCAGACTGAAGGAGTGCCTCAGGGAGGACCGCTCTCACCTGTGTTATCTAACATCGTACTGGATGAACTCGATAAAGAGTTAGAAAAGCGTGATTTACGATTTGTACGTTATGCTGACGACTGTCGGGTGTTTGTGCGAAGCAAGAAAGCAGGCGAGAGAGTGATGGCAAGTTTGACTCGTTACATCGAAAGTAAGCTGAAGCTAAAGGTCAACGTTGCGAAAAGTGCAGTTGACAAGGCATGGAGGCGGGCGTTCCTGGGATACAGCTTTACCAGAGATGGCAGGAAGAAGCTGGCAGATAAAACCTGCAAGCGGTTCAGGGACAAGGTCAAACAACTAACCCGCAAAGGCGGGCGGTCACTGGAGCAGAGATTGGAGTCTCTGAATCGCTATTTACGGGGCTGGAAGAACTACTTTCGAGAAGTTGAAACCCGTTCGGAGTTTGAAAACTTTGACTGCTGGATCAGGCGACGATTGAGAAGTTTGCTCTGGTATCAATGGAAGAAAAGTCCGAAGCGATATGCGGAGCTAAGAAGGCGAGGAGTCAGTGAAGAGCTGACGAGGCAGACAGTAGGATCGAGCAAAGGGTACTGGCGGATAAGCCGGAGTCCTGCGCTACACTTAGCATTGCCGAATAGTTGGTTCGATGAATTAGGTTTGATTAGATTATTGGCTGCTTAA
- a CDS encoding WD40 repeat domain-containing protein yields MTITRIVYGKMADGSWVKKTTIPHEGPITSATFSADQRHVVTTSKDKTVRVTKLLRSESKLP; encoded by the coding sequence GTGACGATCACACGAATAGTCTATGGCAAGATGGCCGACGGATCATGGGTAAAAAAAACCACCATTCCCCATGAGGGGCCAATCACATCAGCCACCTTCAGCGCCGATCAACGCCATGTGGTGACCACCAGTAAGGATAAAACAGTGCGAGTCACTAAATTGCTGAGGAGTGAGAGCAAGCTGCCATAA
- a CDS encoding S49 family peptidase, producing MSSSWNESDDYEQSGDKEGRAWKLVENLAQGALKEQRRARRWGIFFKLLTFIWLFVSVGVFYNAMHVDLSGAPASASHTALVELDGVIGTDDVNADSVVTGLRAAFEDKGTKGVILRINSPGGSPVQSGYIYDEIRRLRGLYPQTPLYAVVMDIGASGGYYVAAAADKIYADKASLVGSIGVISSGFGFVGAMKKLGVTRRNYTAGEFKAFNDPFQPEDLEATQRWQQSLDTIHNQFINVVKQGRGDRLSDNKDIFSGMVWTGEQAVKLGLLDGLGSAGYVAREVIGEEEIVDFSLRLTPFERFARDFGAGVASTAVKVLGLNSLSLQ from the coding sequence GTGAGTAGTTCATGGAATGAGAGTGATGACTATGAACAGTCAGGTGATAAGGAAGGGCGTGCCTGGAAGCTGGTTGAGAACTTGGCCCAGGGTGCCTTGAAAGAGCAGCGTCGTGCACGGCGCTGGGGGATTTTCTTCAAGCTTCTGACTTTTATCTGGTTGTTTGTATCCGTTGGTGTTTTCTATAACGCCATGCATGTAGATCTTTCCGGTGCTCCAGCCAGTGCATCCCATACTGCCCTTGTAGAGTTGGACGGTGTTATCGGAACCGATGATGTCAATGCCGACTCGGTGGTTACCGGGTTGCGTGCAGCTTTTGAAGATAAAGGTACCAAGGGGGTTATTCTTCGTATCAACAGCCCTGGTGGCAGCCCGGTTCAGTCTGGCTATATCTATGACGAGATCAGACGACTGAGGGGGCTGTATCCTCAGACTCCTCTCTACGCAGTAGTCATGGATATTGGTGCTTCTGGTGGCTACTATGTGGCGGCGGCGGCAGATAAGATTTATGCAGATAAAGCCAGTCTGGTCGGTTCCATTGGTGTGATTTCTTCCGGTTTTGGCTTTGTCGGGGCTATGAAAAAGCTGGGTGTGACCCGCCGTAACTATACGGCAGGTGAGTTCAAAGCCTTCAATGACCCCTTTCAGCCCGAAGACCTGGAAGCAACTCAGCGCTGGCAGCAGTCTCTGGATACCATCCATAATCAATTTATCAATGTAGTAAAGCAGGGGCGTGGTGATCGTCTGTCTGATAATAAAGATATCTTTTCCGGTATGGTCTGGACAGGTGAGCAGGCAGTAAAGCTGGGTTTGCTGGATGGTCTGGGTAGTGCGGGTTATGTGGCCCGTGAAGTGATTGGTGAAGAAGAAATTGTCGACTTTTCCCTGCGTTTGACACCTTTCGAGCGTTTTGCGAGAGATTTTGGTGCCGGGGTTGCTTCGACAGCGGTTAAGGTGCTCGGGTTGAACTCCTTATCGTTGCAGTGA